A single genomic interval of Rhinopithecus roxellana isolate Shanxi Qingling chromosome 11, ASM756505v1, whole genome shotgun sequence harbors:
- the LCOR gene encoding ligand-dependent corepressor isoform X4 — MQRMIQQFAAEYTSKNSSTQDPSQPNSTKNQSLPKASPVTASPTAATTQNPVLSKLLMADQDSPLDLTVRKSQSEPSEQDGVLDLSTKKSPCAGSTSLSHSPGCSSTQGNGENSAEAKAVDSNNQSKSPLEKFMVKLCTHHQKQFIRVLNDLYTESQPGTEDLQPSDSGAMDVSTCNAGCAQLSTKHKEKDALCLDMKSSASVDLFVDSSDSHSPLHLMEQTPKEPPPEINPVDGKENALTVVQKDSSELPTTKPNSINSSSVDSFTPGYLTASNSSSVNFHHIPKNLEGQTTGQEQDTNVNICEDGKDHMQSSTLVESLISVKMAAENNEEGNTCIIPQRNSFRALSEETWDSGFMGNSSRTADKENTLQCPKTPLRQDLEANEQDARPKQENHLHSLGRNKVGYHLHPSDKGQFDHSKDGWLGPGPMPTVHKAANGHSRTKMISTSIKTARKSKRASGLRINDYDNQCDVVYISQPITECHFENQKSILSSRKTARKSTRGYFFNGDCCELPTVRTLARNLHSQEKASCSALASEAVFTPKQTLTISAPRHTVDVQLPREDNPEEPSKEITSHEEGGGDVSPGKEPQEPEVCPTEMKPSLSSSPRSEETTASSLGWPLPTHLPEEDLPEGGPTVSAPTASGMSSEHNQPPLALLDTEEMSVPQDCHLLPSTESFSGGGSEDVISRPHSPPETVSREENPQCSENQSSPMDLEPPMSLGKAEDDQSISAEVESGDTQELDVNPLLKESRTFTDENPSGTEESEVAGGTGKLEGEDDDVKYLSEKDTCDLSIDSLEENLDKKKKGKKFPEASDRCLRSQLLDSSSADRCLRNQSSNSSSACLEIKVPKNPSAKRSKKEVHPGGTTPEGLPPDSFHTEALEDTEKPSVSEHPPEKDAEQEGEAGGIITRQTLKNMLVKEVKELGGEIFPSRDPITTAGQPLPGERLEIYVQSKMDEKNAHIPSESIPCKRDPEQAKEEPGHIPTQHVEKAVNEVDNENTQQKDDDSDAPCSSLGLSSSGSGDAARPPKSVPRPKRLTSSTYNLRHAHSVGSLDASKVTSEKEAAQVSPTMPKENGASESGDPLDEDDVDTVVDEQPKFMEWCAEEENQELIANFNAQYMKVQKGWIQLEKEGQPAPRARNKSDKLKEIWKSKKRSRKCRGSLEGQKFSPVQMLFMTNFKLSNVCKWFLETTETRSLVIVKKLNTRLPGDVPPVKHPLQKYSPSSLYPSSLQAERLKKHLKKFPGATPARNNWKTQKLWAKFRENPDQVEPEDGSDVSPSPNSEDSIEEVKEDKNSHPPANLPTPASTRILRKYSNIRGKLRAQQRLIKNEKMECPDGLAVESKPSRKSVCINPLMSPKLALQVDVDGFPVKPKSTEGMKGRKGKQVSEILPKAEVQSKRKRTEGSSLPDGKNKGPAVKASKEKHADGVTKTPAAKRPAARDRSSQPPKKTSLKENKVKIPKKSAGKSCPPSRKEKENTNKRPSQSIASETLTKPAKQKGAGESSSRPQKATNRKQSSGKTRARPSTKTPESSAAQRKRKLKAKLDSSHGKRRRLDAK, encoded by the coding sequence GGAGAACTCAGCAGAGGCAAAAGCAGTAGATTCTAACAATCAGTCGAAGTCCCCACTGGAGAAGTTTATGGTCAAACTGTGTACTCATCATCAAAAGCAATTCATTCGTGTTCTGAACGACCTGTACACTGAATCTCAACCAGGCACTGAGGACCTGCAGCCTTCTGATTCTGGAGCAATGGATGTATCCACTTGCAATGCTGGCTGTGCCCAGCTCAGCaccaaacataaagaaaaagatgctCTGTGTCTTGATATGAAGTCTTCTGCTTCTGTAGATTTGTTCGTAGACTCGTCAGACTCTCACAGCCCTTTACACTTGATGGAACAGACCCCGAAGGAGCCTCCTCCTGAGATAAACCCTGTAGATGGAAAAGAGAATGCCTTGACTGTTGTCCAGAAAGATTCCTCTGAACTTCCAACCACTAAACCGAATTCTATTAATAGCAGTTCAGTGGATAGTTTCACTCCGGGATACCTCACTGCATCTAATTCTTCCTCAGTGAACTTCCACCACATCCCTAAAAACTTGGAGGGGCAAACCACTGGACAGGAGCAAGACACAAATGTGAACATATGTGAGGATGGTAAAGACCATATGCAGAGTTCAACTTTAGTAGAAAGTCTAATTTCTGTAAAAATGGCAGCTGAGAATAATGAGGAGGGCAATACCTGTATTATTCCTCAAAGAAATTCGTTCAGGGCTTTATCAGAAGAGACTTGGGACTCAGGGTTTATGGGGAACTCATCTAGAACTGCTGACAAAGAGAATACTTTACAGTGTCCAAAAACACCTTTGCGCCAGGACTTGGAGGCAAATGAACAAGATGCAAGGCCAAAGCAAGAGAACCATCTTCACTCGCTGGGAAGAAATAAGGTGGGTTACCATTTACATCCCAGTGATAAGGGCCAATTTGATCATTCCAAAGATGGTTGGTTAGGCCCTGGCCCTATGCCAACTGTACACAAAGCAGCAAATGGACACTCAAGAACCAAGATGATATCAACCTCCATTAAGACAGCTCGGAAAAGTAAAAGGGCATCAGGGCTGAGGATAAATGATTATGATAACCAGTGTGATGTTGTTTATATCAGTCAACCAATAACAGAATGCCACTTTGAGAATCAAAAATCAATATTATCTTCTCGGAAAACAGCCAGAAAGAGTACTCGGGGATACTTTTTCAATGGTGACTGTTGTGAGCTGCCAACTGTTCGTACACTGGCCAGAAATTTACACTCCCAGGAAAAAGCAAGCTGCTCAGCACTGGCATCAGAAGCAGTTTTCACTCCTAAGCAGACCCTTACAATTTCAGCCCCTAGACATACAGTAGATGTGCAGCTTCCCAGAGAAGACAACCCTGAAGAACCTAGCAAGGAAATAACCTCTCACGAGGAAGGAGGTGGAGACGTTTCACCTGGAAAAGAACCTCAAGAGCCTGAGGTTTGCCCCACAGAGATGAAGCCGAGTCTGAGCAGCTCACCCAGGTCAGAGGAAACGAcagcctccagcctggggtggCCTCTCCCCACTCACCTTCCTGAAGAGGACCTGCCAGAAGGTGGCCCCACAGTCTCAGCTCCCACAGCAAGTGGGATGTCTTCTGAACACAACCAACCACCACTTGCACTGTTGGATACGGAGGAGATGAGTGTACCCCAGGACTGTCACCTGCTTCCTTCCACTGAAAGCTTTTCTGGGGGAGGCAGTGAAGATGTCATTTCTAGGCCTCATTCTCCTCCTGAAACAGTCAGTAGAGAAGAAAATCCTCAGTGCTCAGAAAATCAGAGTTCCCCAATGGACTTGGAGCCCCCCATGAGTCTGGGAAAGGCTGAGGACGACCAAAGCATCAGTGCCGAGGTTGAGTCTGGAGACACCCAGGAGCTAGATGTCAACCCACTCTTGAAGGAAAGCAGGACTTTTACTGATGAAAACCCCAGTGGAACTGAGGAAAGTGAGGTAGCAGGTGGTACAGGAAAATTAGAGGGAGAGGATGATGATGTAAAATACCTGTCAGAAAAAGACACGTGTGATCTAAGCATTGACTCACTCGAAGAGAAtttagacaaaaagaaaaaaggtaaaaaattccCTGAGGCCTCTGATAGGTGCCTAAGAAGTCAACTTTTGGATTCTTCCTCTGCTGACAGATGCCTAAGAAATCAAAGTTCAAATTCTTCCTCAGCTTGTCTTGAAATCAAAGTTCCTAAAAATCCTAGTGCAAAACGTTCGAAAAAAGAAGTGCACCCTGGTGGGACAACACCTGAGGGCCTTCCACCTGACAGTTTCCACACGGAAGCTCTGGAGGACACAGAAAAGCCAAGTGTCAGTGAACACCCCCCTGAGAAAGATGCCGAGCAGGAGGGCGAAGCGGGGGGAATCATCACCAGGCAGACTTTGAAAAACATGTTGGTCAAAGAAGTCAAGGAGTTAGGAGGAGAGATTTTCCCCAGCAGAGACCCCATAACCACAGCTGGACAGCCACTGCCTGGCGAGAGACTGGAAATCTATGTTCAGTCTAAAATGGATGAGAAGAATGCTCATATCCCCTCAGAAAGTATTCCTTGTAAGAGGGACCCAGAACAGGCAAAAGAAGAGCCAGGGCATATTCCCACACAGCATGTGGAGAAGGCTGTAAATGAGGTAGACAATGAAAACACTCAGCAGaaagatgatgacagtgatgcCCCGTGCAGCTCTCTTGGGTTGTCAAGTAGTGGAAGTGGTGATGCTGCTAGGCCACCAAAATCAGTGCCAAGGCCTAAAAGATTGACCTCTTCAACCTACAACCTAAGACATGCTCATTCTGTGGGCTCCCTGGATGCTTCAAAAGTGACTTCAGAAAAGGAAGCTGCACAAGTAAGCCCCACAATGCCAAAGGAAAATGGAGCTTCAGAGAGTGGAGACCCCCTAGATGAGGATGATGTTGACACCGTGGTAGATGAACAGCCAAAGTTTATGGAATGGTGTGCTGAGGAGGAGAACCAAGAGCTCATTGCCAACTTCAATGCCCAGTACATGAAAGTTCAGAAGGGCTGGATCCAGTTGGAGAAAGAAGGACAGCCAGCACCAAGAGCAAGGAACAAATCAGATAAACTGAAAGAGATTTGGAAAAGCAAGAAAAGGTCACGGAAATGTAGGGGTTCGTTGGAGGGTCAGAAGTTTTCTCCTGTTCAGATGCTCTTTATGACAAACTTTAAATTATCTAATGTTTGTAAATGGTTCTTAGAGACAACTGAAACCCGGTCTCTAGTCATTGTGAAGAAGCTCAATACTCGCCTTCCAGGAGACGTTCCCCCTGTCAAGCATCCTCTTCAGAAATACTCTCCTTCCAGCCTATATCCCAGTTCACTACAGGCTGAGCGCTTGAAAAAGCACTTGAAGAAATTCCCTGGAGCTACCCCTGCTAGGAATAATTGGAAAACGCAGAAGCTCTGGGCTAAATTTCGAGAGAATCCTGATCAAGTGGAGCCAGAGGATGGCAGTGATGTCAGCCCCAGCCCTAATTCTGAAGACAGCATAGAGGAAGTCAAGGAAGATAAAAACAGCCATCCTCCAGCAAACCTGCCCACTCCAGCCAGTACCCGGATTCTTAGAAAATATTCCAATATTCGAGGAAAGCTCAGAGCCCAGCAACGTTTGATcaagaatgagaaaatggaatGCCCAGATGGTCTGGCTGTGGAAAGTAAGCCAAGTCGTAAGAGCGTATGCATCAACCCTCTGATGTCACCCAAGCTTGCCCTGCAAGTGGATGTAGATGGGTTTCCTGTTAAGCCCAAGAGTACTGAAGGAATGAAGGGACGGAAAGGGAAGCAGGTGTCTGAAATCTTGCCTAAAGCAGAAGTTCAGAGTAAACGCAAGAGAACAGAAGGCAGCAGCCTTCCAGATGGTAAGAACAAGGGGCCTGCGGTGAAAGCCAGCAAAGAAAAGCATGCCGATGGAGTCACCAAAACCCCTGCTGCCAAGAGGCCAGCTGCAAGGGACAGAAGCAGCCAACCCCCCAAAAAGACGTCTTTGAAAGAGAATAAAGTGAAGATCCCTAAAAAGTCCGCTGGGAAGAGCTGCCCTCcctccaggaaagaaaaagagaatacaaaCAAAAGGCCTTCCCAGTCTATTGCCTCGGAAACACTGACGAAACCTGCAAAACAGAAGGGGGCGGGTGAATCCTCTTCAAGGCCTCAGAAAGCCACGAATAGGAAGCAGAGTAGTGGAAAGACTCGGGCCAGACCCTCAACGAAAACCCCAGAGAGCAGTGCAGCTCAGAGAAAGCGAAAGCTGAAGGCAAAGCTGGACTCTTCACACGGCAAACGGAGGCGGCTGGATGCAAAGTGA